GTAGTGTCTGTAAATCTAATTTTTCATCCTTATTCAGCTCATTGGTAAATGGACCTACTGCTGCCCTATTGAAGTTCTTACGAAGTAGACTTCCAACTGATGAAGGTAGTATGATTTCTAATGTTTGTCTTAGAACCATTATTTTTTGGTGGGTATTGTGATTCTTTAACTTTCGTCTTAATATTTGGTTCAGCATTCCAGATGACGAAGTTAATAGCATGAGGTTTATATACGTGTAGTATAATTTTTCCTTGTAACCTTTTTGTATTGACATGATAAAATTTCGCTCAGGGTCTGCAGCTACTGCAACAGCAAAAGAGGATGTAATTACTATGGCAGCTCGGATGTCTTTTTCTTCGAAGGTAAATGTAGCTCATGTTTCTGAAACCAATTTGATTGTTTGCCCACATTTTGTCCCTTAGTGATCCCTATGTTTAGATTGTTGGTGCAAGAGATTTGGGGTCCTTTGCTCCACTGGGACAAATTGTCACATTTATAAAATTTTGAGGGTAGACTTAGTAAAATGTCTAAGACAGAAGCACATTCTGATGCTCACAATTTGACTTGTTCTTTGCCTCTTGAGGTATAAAAAATTTAGCTAGGATAAACAGAGCCTTCATGAAGCATTTCCGGATTATAAGCATTTGATACTCAGAACTAGTGATCAGACAAGTTCTGCATTATTTTGGTGCAGTATCTTCTTAATTTTGCTTCAATCTACCGCTTTCCGCCTCCATACTCCACAGACTTATCTAAGTCTACGCTTCTGTAACTATTTGGTGCCACCTTGGGTTTCTCAGTCATCGCATTAGATATCTAATTGCTCTTTGAAATTAGTCTTTTGATTCCTCAGGGGAACAGTGCCATGCTTTAGATTTATTCAAAAGATGCTTTTTATGTTCTATCTATTGTTGCCATTTTATCCTAATACTAGGTTGTAAAAGCCGTAATTTACACCACAGTAGTAAAAATGATGTTGAATCTTATTAAAAACTGTTAAAAATGAACTTTCAGTTCTATTGATCTGCAAGTGGATTTGCTGGTTATCAACTTAATGTCTAAGGGTTTACCTGGATTTCTTTTTGAGTTATAAAATCTCTTGCTCATGCCTTTGGATGAATCAATCATGATATGCTTGCGTGATGAGAAATTATTTAACAGAAAATATTAAATATTGTaaaaatcaattgatattgaaccCTCCACAATGCAATATAAACACTATTATACTATTTTGATCACCCACTTTTTTGACATCTATGGGATCTATGTGTTAAGTGAACATGTCTTCTGTTTACTACCCAAACTTTTCAGGAAATTTCTTTGGAGGGACTGGGTTTAAATGTCGTCCCATCAGAAGCATGGAAGTCAAGTGACATCATCAAAGTTAATTTGTCAAAGAATGCAATTGAAGAACTACCTGTTGAATTTTCCTCTTGCATTTCCCTTGAAGTAAGTTTTGCCATCTACTTTTGGTTTCCTCTCTTGTAGAGCTGTTGAATAGAGCCAAAGAAGTAAAAGTGGCCTCATTAAGCTACAAGGACATGCATCTATATAGACCTATTGTTGTTGAAACTCGGGTTGTGGGCCTTGTAGCCCAAACCTTACAAGTCTGGATACATAGTCATGATATATGAAATCTATAAAATCGTCCATGCACGTGCAGGGTGGCTAAGGTTTTGTTTTTGGCTAGTAGACTTGTGCTTCTTGGAATGTATATGAAAAAGCTTgttgttcttcttcttccttttttttttgtcctggTCAATGATGGATACTTATTAAAATGGTATGATAATTTTTCACATATTAGCGTTCAACTTATTTGTTTAAACTAAACATCCATCAAGTCCTGCTTGTTTTAGTCATAATTGCAGTTCATAGCATTAGAGCACCTAATGCATTAATTAGAGCACATAGTAATTGTGTATCTGGTGCAAAATGCAGGCTTTGATTCTATCTAAGAACAAGATAAAAGAGTGGCCTGGTGGAATCTTAAGATCCCTTCCGAAATTCTCATGCTTAAAGCTGGACAACAATCCTCTTAGACAGGTAAAAAGTCTTAatctctatcttttttttttgcactgCAAATGAATTAGACAAAGTCCTTCCTTTTGCCAGTTAACAAACATTGGGACCTTGTTGAGAGAGCGAGACAGATGTATGTTGATGATGACAATATTGAAATTTGTGTAATTTAAAAGAATCTTCATTAGCACCAAAAGACGTGTATCTCACCTTCTGACTTATTATCATCTGCAAGTTCCTTCTTGAATAAGTAAGGCCAgagcttcatttttttttcaagcttTATTCTATGCATGGACTATCACAACCCAAACTATGCCACTTCTCTCTATCATTTCATTCCAAGTCCACTTTTTCTTGGTAAACAGATTGCACCAAATGCCTTTCAAACTACTCCAAAACTCCATATACTGGATCTGAGTGGCAATGCTGGTTGTTTGCCAGAACATCCAGAATTTTCTAGCATGCCAGAGTTGCAGGAGCTTTATCTGAGGTTTGTGTTTTGCAACTTTGTGCTTATGTTGTCATCTGACAGCCCTGTCCAAAACTTTTGTTCTTGGCTCACATTGCAAATCTAATCACAGAAGAATGCAGATATCCGTCTTCCCAGCAGAGATTATGAGCTTGAAGCAGCTGCGAACTCTTGATTTGAGCCAAAATTCTCTTCAACACATTCcgcaggttttttttttggcatagAGAACTAGTGTGCCTTTAGTGTTCTGCTTGAATCTCTGTAATGCTAGTATTTTGCTTGCAGGGTGTAAAAGATATGACTAGTCTTACAGAGCTCGACCTTTCAGACAATAACATTTCTGCACTTCCACCAGAACTGGTTAGTACAAAGCTCTTTTTGTTCTGAAACCTTCGTAAGTAGTCTGTTGACGATGTCCACGTGGATTCACTGCGACTCTTTCTGAAGTTTTTTAAGGCTTCATCTTTTTCCCCTATAGCACAGAGACACACATGTACATAGATGGTGAGACGAAAGCTTTTCTAATTTCATTTATTGCTCAAGTTGCAGAGCATATCATATCTTTTTTACTACTAGTTGCGAATGTGTAAATCATGGACACATCCggtatttattttatatggCCTGACATTTCAACTTCATATTGGTGATTTAACCTTTCTGTAATTGGAAAAGATCAATGCAATTGAAAATGCTGCATGATTTATTGAAAGTTCAATCATCAACAGTACACAGGGATATCTTTCTGTGATTCTCAATTCATTTGTACAGAATTTGTTGTTGTAGCTTGCATTTAGCATAGCGAGTCACTGGCAATGATATCCTTGCGATTTTGTCCTGCAGGGATTGCTTGAACCCAGCCTACAGGTATTAAAACTCGACGGAAACCCATTAAGAAGGTAGGCGAGTGCTATATTTCTCTGTTTTATTGAGTTGACTTCATTCTTAAAAGACTTTAAAACAAGAATCATGCTTCAGAATGTAAAAATATTGGTGCAAGCAACAGTGCTTCTACAATGATTTATATACACACTTTTTCAGCATCCGAAGGACAATTTTGGATCGAGGAACAAAAGCTATTCTGAAGTACCTAAAGGAAAGAGTCGCCGAGGACTAATTTCTCTGCGCCCGTAGCTATCTATTATGGCTACTTCTTGTGCCAGCATGGGCTCGGCGGAAACAGATATTTGCTCCTGCGACTTCCAAAAATTGTTGTTATAAAGTTTGATATTACAAATTACTCGAGCCTATCccctttttctttcaaatttgGTAATGGTATAATTTGCTTGCGAGAAAATCCAGTCGCGAGTCTGAGTTGCACTCCATCTTTTGCCAAGCAAAGTTTCTCGATCGTCCTGAATATCTTGTTTCTTTGATGCTTGAAAGAGCGCAATCAATCCCTTCCAAGCAACCTAAGATATTGATATGAATATTCATCTACGTCGCCGCATGTGTTGTAGTGTCCGCATCATCATCTCGGAATTCACTTTGAAACAAAAACTTGACGATGGAAGCAAATCATGCAGAGTTGAAAGTCAATTATATATTAACCAAGCTCTCCCTCTTACGGATTGGGATCGTCTTTTCAGTTAATCTATGAAATCACTGAACAGCCAtctatgaaatgcaagtctgcCTAGTTCTGTACTACAAATAAGTAGGGGCGGACATGCATTGGCGTGGCCCTACAACCTTAGTAATTCAATCAAAATTGACTTACACCTTGAGAGCTTCGTTCATTCTAGTGTGACTTCTCATGCAAGTCTTATCGCTACTTGGGTAATATACACTTTTTAGCTAGCAAACCAACGAATCCTTCCTCCTCTGGTGCTCTATTTTCTGACTTCCTCATGCAAGTCTTACCTGCATTGGTAACCCACACTTTTACGTAGCTACTAGTTAGGACGGCCTTGTGTTGCTGGTTTCTTCACTGACCAGGGTTCGATTCGTGCCTGCTGCGTCGCACATCTTGACTCGCCCGGAAAGGAAGCTAATACAAGAAGGAAACGATCATAATAAAGGGAGTCCGTTCTGATTATTGGAATGCAGGTGTTTCCAAAACTTTTGGAATAACAACAATGTAAATTTGGGTCTCAGAAAAAGTTTATCGAGGAATTAcgtattttataaaaaaaaaagaggcaaaaTGAAATATCTCACTATTGCAATGAAAAGGGAAATGACTATTTGCCTGTTAAATAAAGGAGTAATGCGTCCTACAAAAAAATTAGTGTAAATTTTTTACCCCAAATTCTGGGTCTCGTCCATAAGTGAaagagattatatatatatcgtGCATAtagtctttttatttttattttacataaaaaTTGTGTAGTTATATTGATTCAGAGATAACGTgagaaaaagattttttttggaGAGCGTACGTGGAATTGACGTTTTACCTTATGTGATATTTCACAGATTTAGATATTTTACTTGCACGATTTTGATATTGGCATATTAATTAcattaagatagtttaatttCAAGTACTAATGGTTTAACGAGGCTTTCACATTAGATCATATTTAACGACATGTaggttttaaattttttttttttctaagaaTAAGAATTGCCATGATTCACTTACGTGCTATAAAACACAATAAAAATATAGAATAAGGTTATGGAAGCTTTGCCTTGTACAAGCAAGTCTCCCTAGTTCTGTACTACAAATAAGTAGGGGCGGACATGCATTGGCGTGGCCGGTGGCCCTACAACCTTAGTAATTCAATCAAAATTGACTTACACCTTGAGAGCTTCGTTCATTCTAGTGTGACTTCTCATGCAAGTCTTATCGCTACTTGGGTAAtatcatagttattaaacccggcccggCCCGGCGGTTCGACCGGTCAACCCGGCGAACCGGCCACTAAACCGGGCCGGTTCTTCAATTGGATCGTTTCTGCATATGAACCGTTGACTTTTCAACGGACCGACGGTTCAATCGGATTAAACCGGAAACCCGGCCGGTTTTGTGGGCAGACCGAGTTTGAGGAAAAAATGTTTGTCCAAGCCTTTGCTTGGATTCGAACTTCAGACTTTCAGTATTGTTTGTGCGTAGCTCACCACCAGGCCACTTTGCCACTTGTTCATTAAAGGCCATTCTTATGCTATATGAATGTTTTGTTAAtttcatctttatttttttaaactctcCAAAACAAatgtatttggaatcttttaataaaacttATGACCCTTATAttctataaattataaaatagatttcaaaaataacatattacataatttattttaaagacaaatattgttttttaaatatttttttgcatttaaaatttgtaaataaCCTAGATAATTACAATAAACATCtacacttgaagtttggtggattactaattaaatttatgttttgctgattcttatatgaattaaatattctatagcaaattaaattaaatgaatatttgttatgacattatttattacaatttatctcatatatcctatatcaaaatttataaaatataatatttaaatatatgtagtgacccactggttcaaccactcacccaccggttgaaccagtgacccgttgacccacctccTTCGCCGGTCTCCTCTTCGGgccgagtttaataactatgggtAATATACACTTTTTAGCTAGCAAACCAACGAATCCTTCCCCCTCTGGTGCTCTATTTTCTGACTTCCTCATGCAAGTCTTACCTGCATTGGTAACCCACACTTTTACGTAGCTATATACACTTTTAGCTAGTATCCTGGCAGCAATAAAGAGATATTTTATTGTCTAGTACCAAGAATGAAGTCTTCTCAACCCATTTTCCTTCTTGGTAATGGTATCTGTCTTCCTTTTTTGGTTTCCCTTCTAACATGCGCTTTTGGCTGGCTAAACTTCTCAGCCTCCCTCTTGACTTGAGTCTTTAAACTGGATGTTTGGTGGAGATTAACCGCATAATGGTGTTGATGTTTTCGTTGCTATTTTTTTTCCAGTGATGTAGacacttttgatattttgagaATCAAAATACATATCTTTCACTATAAAACCGAAACCCTTTTCCAGTCCATTGGCAAAGCAAAACGTGAGAAGAGAAGACAGAGAAAAAAAGACAGAGAAGAGAagtgttacaaaaaaaaaaaaaaaaaagagggaaaagagaGTTGAAGTCATGGGAAGGGACAAGGGGAAggaaaaaagaattgaaaactTCTGTTACGCTTGTAACGAGAGTTGGTGGTTGGCAAGATCCATGAGGAAACACAACAGAAAGCATCATCGCGAGCTTGAATTTGAGTGTGGATATTGTGGCACGATGTTCGAGTCTCAAGAGCAGTGTGACGAGCACAAGGCACTGAAGCATCGACGACATTTTAATGTTAGCCACTATTAGTTATAAGAGTCAAGTATTAGAAAAGTAAAATGTTAGTGTCAAATGGTCTGCTTCTGCACTCTCCAGAGACATTCTGGAGAGCTTGCAACAAGTTACTAGGAAGGTGTCAAAGTTTGGTTGTTAGGGTCAAATAGTAGTATGCTTCTTTGCTTAAAGCACTCTCCGGAGACCATTTCGGAGAGGTTGCAAGTTAACAGTGGTAAGAAGGTGTCAAAGTTGGCAAGTTACTAGTGGTAGGAAGGTGTCAAAGGCTTGCTGCTGTAAAGTTTCTTATCAAtcaatataatataatatttatatattttttttttgtccctaGCCATTAAAATTCCAACACCTATTGCTCTTTTTATCTGTCGGTATATACTCCTTCTACTGGAATTTTTATTAGGGAAGTAAATCTAAGCTAATACTAAAGACTTGTATTTTCAATTGGGAGTGGTGGGGTTATTATATATGGTATCTCGGGGTGTGGTGGCCTTAGAGAAATGGCTTTTCGAACCATTTTTCCATAACATTGAAGCAACTCCTCTTTCTGATCTTCGGACTCCAAATGTTTATACAGCAATGGGTTTAATTCTGGCTTGCTGTAATTAAAGACTTGAAATTGTAAGATGCCAACAGATCGATTGCACTATACTTGGGGTAAAATAATTCTCCTGGGGACGTCTTCTTGCTCGTCGTTCATTGCTGCAAATTAGGAACTTCATTTGCGTGCCATGTTGCAACAGCagcctttcttttgtttgtttgtttgtttgtagGAAGCTATAAGTTCATTTTAAAAATTAGCATGTACCAGTAGTATCATTTGATTTCTTCTATTGGTCTGCAGAATCTTCTTTGCGATTGTTGAGTTCAGCGACggtgtttctttctttctttctttcttgtaaTTGGATGGCTGAAGGTGGGATTGTCTATTCTCTTCAAAACAACCAGACAACGGGTAGCTTCTACATATTTATGAAATTTGGTAGCTTTTCCCAGAACcaaattatttcatttcatgACCATTGTTTGGGGTCATCTCATCCGCAGTGTAGAATCTGGGGTGGGGGTCATCCACAGTGAGTGCACCCGACCAGTTATTAACATTCCCTATAACAGAAGAAACCGTCGTGCCTTCCTCAAGTTGGGTGGTGAGGTAATGCCACCGAATTAGAAGTTCTGTAGAAAGCCATCCTTCCTCTCAAATGCTGTATAAAAATTGCATTTGGTTGTCAAAGTGGACAGCAGCTGCAGTAGCAGAAAGAttaaaaagacaaaaaatgaACCGTGCAAGCAAAAGATTTTCACTCACTCTATAGTTTACATCGTCTTTCTTTCTAGACTTGTTCGCAAGAGACGTGTGAGAAAAATGATGGACTCCCAAGCTAACGTGGCACTAACCTCCCTCCTACCTCCTCCCTGTCCTCCATATCCttcaattttagttttttttttttttttttttgcaatcatTGGCTTGTATTTCTTCTCTTTTGGTCGTATAATTTTCTTGTCAAAACCGACCTTCAAGTCTTATTTGAGATACTAAACAAATGACGACGGCCTGCATAATTTGTTTGATGGACTCATCTATGTGTTTGAATTagtgttttttttccctttttagttTTTACTGGAAATAAGTTACACGAAGTCTGATGTTATAATCCAATTAATCTTCACCCAAACTGGATGTTCATATCCTTcaaccattttttctttttcattataCCTTAACAAATTAATTTAAGCTCTAATGGAAAGAGAGCGTAAAATGTTTCAGTTTAAGGGCTACGCTCCTCCCTCTTGCTTTGCTTGCCTATTCAATGTGTTGAAACGCATTTTGGCTCTCTAACCACAATTTCATGCTACTACCCGCTGCCTAGAGGGTTGACTTGGCCGGCTCTTGTGCCCATCTTCCTTCTCCAAAGTCTCAAAGCCCCCAGGGCATATGGCGTAGCTCGGCCTTGTGTTGCTGGTTTCTTCACTGACCAGGGTTCGATTCGTGCCCGCTGCGTCGCACATCTTGACTCGCCCGGGAAATCTGTATGGGCCTGTCAGCTTCCCTCCGGTTCGGATCCAAAGGGTTCGAGTCGGGGCATGTTCGggttacccaaaaaaaaaaaaaaaaggtgtcaAAGCCAAATTTAATTAAATCAGACCTTCGCACCAGAAAATGGctttaatttcaatattttggcTTCCATATGGCATCAAAACAAATACAAAGTGAAATTGGCTTCAGAGCAAGTTTGCGTCTCCATGACCCTAGTGCCGTGCCCATGATGTCTTTGAAGGCGTGTTGTTGCTTCTGGTtccataaaattgaaaatcttggaattccttttattttatttggtaaATGTATGGAATTATCAATCACAGCGTTCATTTGTAAATTCGACCTTTGACAGAATCTTTTTCAAGTAATAACCGATGGAATGAAAGTCAATTTGGTGTTGAAAATCAATTCTCCAAGCAATTTCCGTCGTCTTAAATCAGGGAACAAGGATATCGGGCTATCATCGATAATTTTTTCACTGCACTGGACTAAGTTGTTTGACTGCTCAGAGAATATATGCCCTCCAAATTTCCTGCGTTCGAGTAGAAGCTCATTCAAAGAATTCTTTTGTGTTTGTCTATGATATAGAAATCAGCAAGTAATCTGAGTTGATATCAAGACAAAGTAACCTttttaaaaggaaaagaaagtgaaaacttCTCAATCAAATGGTAGTTCATTTAGAACTACATATGAGTTCGATTTCACTTGAACGTAAATTCAATTTTGATACATAAGATGCCCCTCAAACGCCACAGAAACTATAAAATCCTTTATAAGGGAGCTATTCGCGCCCCCATGATGAAAGATTAGTTCATGAAATTTTCTATCAAATAATAATTCCATTGAATTAAGAAATGGGTTCCAACCAAATTACCCATCATATATTCAAAATGGCTTTAATCTAAATTATTTCCCCATGAAATCTATAAAAAAGCAAAACTACAAAGTACTAGTACATTTCCCCTTAAATAAGCACTTTGCCCTCTATTTGatagtttaaaacaaaattgcgcgcccttattattttattttatttcttttttgtttattcattcccttgtttttccttttccactacttgcttttatttttttattttacttcttttactattttctttttttttcatgtctCTTATGTCACTATTTTGTTTCACTTTCCCATTAGTATTACTCATTTGCGAGCGAGcttattataattattttttacatataatttattcttgttttatttgtttacaCTAATAGAAAAATTCAAGGCACGTAAATTGTATAGTGTATAAAACTAATATGTACTTGTCATAATAAAAAAAGTGTACATTACTAGCAATTTGAATATTTAAAAAGATATTACCAAACTAGAACTTTAATTTACTTAATACTTACAAATATATCCCATAAAAATAAAGTGCttaatatttttattacttttttatgCATGGTTGATTAATCACAATTATTGTCATTGAATTTGTTATTGTTGTTATTAAAAATcaacttattttaaattctagATGCATTGATTTAAATAATATACGAAATAGTCTATACGCATAGATAGTATATGCTTTGTTATAGCATAGATTTTATGATAATTATTACTTCcaataaaaacaagtaaaaaaatagaaataaataaaaaataagtttaagaagatcaaaattaatatatagataataatagtaaaaaagaaagaaagtagtTGGTCACatgagagaaaggaaaaaaatttatatatataaaaaaaaagacaagtagataaagagaaaaaagaaataaaataataattaatatagaAAGAGCATTTTGTTGTGAAACATAAAATAAGGGGGCAAAGTGCCTATTTATTGAGTTTTAGGGGGAGGGTTAAAGAAACCTTCATTCAATGGAAGGAAAAAGACAACATTTATATCCCACCTTTAGCCTAAACACTTATTTTGTGTTTATATTAAAACAAACACAATTGTTTCCAATTTAACGGCGATTGTTTGTCAGAGAGCTTTTACCTTAACAAGTCAATAGAATTCTATCAatgtgaaaattcttatttcTGTATACCACTAATATACTCCAGTGATCACTTTGTTTGATGTTAAGTAGGTTCTAAATATATATACGAAATTCTTGAGCCTTGTATTTTCAGCAAATTTATGCTTACAAATTAATGAAATTTCCCTAGAACgttgttgaaattttgaaatctatatctatatctcACCTGCTAAAAGAAATCTTAAAACGTACGAGTTTATTATCCTACGaatagtgtatatatatatatatattttaagtgacaaaattttatgtCCCACCATCCCAATGGTAAAATGATATGTCAATAACAAACTCTTTTAAACATTTGTAATTTAAActaaatttgaatattttaagatgattaagattttttttcttataatgTTTATGATGTCTAAGGAGATGCTATGTATTTATGATGTTTACGGAAATAACATGTAATAACAATTAATCAAAAAAGTAACAATTAAACCTGCGTACTCCCATACCAGTCTTTTTGAAAGGGTGCCAGTCATGAAAGCGGTTTTGACACCATTCAATAAAGGAGGAGGGAATCATTTTAAGGCGAAAATGTTGCCCGCTAGCTCTTCAATTAGAGTTCATCACAAAGCAGTATTGGGTTGCAAACCCAAACTGTGAATGCTATGTTTGGCACCCCTGAAGCTCGATACATTACATCATTAACCAGAAAGGTGGGAATTCAGGATGGATGGACTTTCCGGGAAAATGGGGTTCAATTGTACCATTTTCCAAGTTGAAAATTCCCATGTCTAGACCCCCTCCATCTCGGTCACCCCAGAAATTATCCGGATCATCGTCCGTAAAGTAGATGCAATTGGGTTTCAAGGATCCATTAAACTTGTATGCAGGCAAAGACGAAGATGGATTTCTACCAAGGAATAATGCCCGGTCTCCCAAACCGCTCACCTCAGTCCATTTGTAAGGATATTCATTATCATCAATATTTTCTTCTAAATGATCATGACAACCAAGCCTGTCCTCCAGCTTCAGAACGGAAAAACCAATTGTGTAATAATTCAGCACTTCACCATCTTCAGTTTCCTCGCCTCCACGAGTACGAGCAACTAGTAAAAGATCTCCTGATGACTCAACCAGGTACTTTTGAGTGTAATCTGGAGGTTCATAAGGAATTGGTGCAATTATTTTCGCTCTTGGTCCATCGCCACCACTCTTGTCATCATCGATGTCACAAGCAACCACACTTCCATGGCAATCCACTGCATACAGTTTGTCCTGGTGGAAAATAATATCCTGATAAGCCTTGGAAGGGACGCGAATGTTAGTCCACACCTCATCTCCTAGCCTTGCAAACGCTAATATCCTCACTTCGCCATATATTGCAGCTATAACACAGCAGTCCTGATGAGTGTGATCGTCATGCAAACCAGTCTTTTCATCCAGCCAAGGATTTGAGGACAATGCTACCTTTTCTACAAACATACTAAAGAGTTCCTGAGGCCTGTATTCGTGATGGTAGGCATAATGATCACTAAAGGCAAGCATGGAAGGAAGGGAAATCTGTTTACGGGTGAAGGGATGCACAAGACTAATTTGTAAATCATGGCCTAAAGTGAAGATGCATCCGTAAGATGCTCCCACACAGTTCCTGCCCGAAGCTTCGGGCAACTCAAATTCGTACGCCTTCAAAGTTGACAAGTTAAAGAAACGTCGAATTTTAGGTGCATCTTTTAATCCATCTTCATCCTCAACAAGCACGAACCATGGTGGTAAAGGAGGTGATTCCTCCTTCGAAGCATAACGGGACACAGATTGATATATTTCGCAATCAAGGCAGAAGAATATGTCATCAGTTTCTACCTTTCCCTTAGCCTCGTCCTCAGCATGCAGGAGCCAAGCAGGTACGAGAGGTTTCTGCTTTAAAGTACATGATGCAGATTGCCATGTTTTACAAGAAGCACAGTAAAAAATGTCATCAAGTCCTACCTTTTCCTCCTCAGCAAGCACCAGCCATGGAGGCAAAGGTGGTTTCTCCTTTAAAGTGAGCGATGCAAATTGCCACGGCTTGCATACTGCGCGGAAGACAATAA
Above is a genomic segment from Coffea eugenioides isolate CCC68of chromosome 5, Ceug_1.0, whole genome shotgun sequence containing:
- the LOC113772480 gene encoding plant intracellular Ras-group-related LRR protein 6 isoform X2, with protein sequence MQEFQVLSTFPTVLSGRCPMRCTKAWMRLAREKSGGRFDCSNNRLKDLPSSLGQCVALSELKASNNSISSLPDELANCWKLIKFEVEGNKLIMLPKEMIASCTMLTEINASKNMLSAMPDNIGSLSRLIRLDLHQNRISSIPSSINGCLSLLEFYMGNNDLSSLPAEIGALTKLGTFDLHSNKLKEYPVEACTLQLSFLDLSNNSLSGLPPEIGLMTTLRKLLLNGNPLRTLRSSLVNGPTAALLKFLRSRLPTDEGSAATATAKEDVITMAARMSFSSKEISLEGLGLNVVPSEAWKSSDIIKVNLSKNAIEELPVEFSSCISLEALILSKNKIKEWPGGILRSLPKFSCLKLDNNPLRQIAPNAFQTTPKLHILDLSGNAGCLPEHPEFSSMPELQELYLRRMQISVFPAEIMSLKQLRTLDLSQNSLQHIPQGVKDMTSLTELDLSDNNISALPPELGLLEPSLQVLKLDGNPLRSIRRTILDRGTKAILKYLKERVAED